A DNA window from Fragaria vesca subsp. vesca linkage group LG3, FraVesHawaii_1.0, whole genome shotgun sequence contains the following coding sequences:
- the LOC101303598 gene encoding G-type lectin S-receptor-like serine/threonine-protein kinase At4g03230-like: protein MCYANGILSSIFLSYALLLCFSHPFCSARDTITKDDPIKDDGSAGLVSAGGKFELGFFSLNAIGRYVGIWYHQLTPMTLVWVANRDNPLLANQTGVLAINRGTLQLLDNTSGKSLWSAEIKVIVTQAFNRTVKLKDDGNLVLSDEAELGIVLWQSFQNPTDTFLPGMIMDTSLNLTSWSGADDPRTGNFTFKLVEDNQYIIKKSATDYWRSGAPNDNFFSSDEMPAAVAYLLSDFSDSYLKKGSGRIFQHNDSSYKQIAVLPRSEYNSTRLVMDYTGKLNWLVHKHNYWSPTWLEPIDNCSVYNPCGYFGPSCNSTNSPICKCLHGFKPQLPNKWDLGDFSGGCIRESNLCATTATNDTFFSLKVKKVQKPDSETSAANETECRNKCFNDCKRKSSRADYIIIGESLTKKNSIVSNSCCSACNRYYSDQISRGQLDSERQVKTLIETSEFKEEDGKGIDVPFFICKAYYKLQITFQMLINLDKGGGPVYKGVFPGGQEIAVKRLSRVSVQGLQKFKNEVVLIAKLQHPRDTLTHADPVIDDGSSATLVSAGGTFELGFFTPRPTGKNNSGADGRFVGIWYHRLTPMTVVWIANREHPLPANTTGRLTIEEGSLRLLGSFGEKYWSTDFVSSSVNMIVKLMETGNLVLMDSDQMAANTLWQSFQNPTDTFIPGMLMDKSFKLTSWRNESDPGLGNFIFKYEKQYIILKKSVPYWKSGEPGNEFSSNEMSPEVAYLLSNFSSTDTSRQSTYHNFTIVRHWNFSYTRLVMNSTGKLQFLTWNENKKYWLVSWSEPKDQCSVFKPCGNFGSCNINNWPLVCKCLPGFRPQSPEDWSSRDFSGGCYRESTLSNNHSTFLSLKMMKVREADLQSNVGNEPECSKVCLENTQCQAYSYAVLPENSGQRGTTTTTSNSSCWTWFEDLNNLVEEYNGGHNVSVRVASSDIESTVRDCKPCGTTMIPYPLSTGPDCGDPMYFHFNCNTLTGQVSFMEPNDAFRVISITPSTQKFVLQGLPAKKLDSCDSRSRAKTLPLNPSSRFKISSWCNADLGNISSEVLSSGVLDVVELSWDLPLEPACNTSEDCKGWPNSTCNIIPEKDATKRCRCNKSFQWNAYNFSCTQEGSLQLEPSNHPSQSSSGEDSDRKVPFYLIIVVVLIGMILLACIISIYIWRRKLTSKQDQVCRAQFDSERRVKELIDTSEFNKEDEKGIDVPFFDFQSILEATDNFSEANKLGQGGYGPVYKGKFHGGQEIAVKRLSKVSGQGLQEFRNEVVLIAKLQHRNLVRLRGYCIKGEEKILLYEYMPNKSLDSFIFDYTQRVFLNWEMRYNIILGIARGLLYLHQDSRLRIVHRDLKTSNVLLDEEMNPKISDFGLARIVGGKETEANTNTVVGTYGYMSPEYALDGTFSIKSDVFSFGVVLLEIISGRKNAGFYQSNQTFSLICYAWELWTEDKVLDLMDKNLQESCNRSEFIKCVNVGLLCVQEDPVDRPTMSNVITLLDSETAVPATPKQPAFFVRRGSSSTASTSTKPETISEITTLEGR from the exons ATGTGTTATGCGAATGGCATTCTATCTTCGATCTTCTTATCATATGCACTCTTGTTGTGCTTTTCTCATCCCTTCTGCTCTGCTAGAGATACAATAACCAAAGACGATCCAATTAAAGATGATGGATCAGCGGGTCTTGTTTCAGCTGGAGGAAAATTTGAACTGGGATTCTTTTCCCTAAATGCAATAGGAAGATATGTTGGGATATGGTATCACCAACTGACTCCAATGACACTTGTATGGGTTGCCAACAGAGACAATCCACTACTTGCTAATCAAACTGGAGTTCTTGCAATTAATCGGGGTACCCTCCAACTGCTGGATAATACTTCAGGTAAGTCTTTATGGTCGGCGGAGATTAAAGTAATAGTAACACAAGCTTTCAATCGGACAGTGAAGCTCAAGGATGATGGGAACTTGGTGTTAAGCGATGAAGCAGAGTTGGGAATAGTTCTGTGGCAAAGTTTCCAAAATCCTACTGATACATTCCTCCCTGGGATGATAATGGATACAAGCTTAAATCTGACTTCATGGAGCGGCGCAGATGACCCAAGAACTGGGAACTTTACCTTTAAACTAGTTGAAGACAACCAGTATATCATCAAGAAATCAGCCACAGATTACTGGAGAAGTGGAGCACCAAATGACAATTTTTTTAGCTCAGATGAAATGCCTGCTGCAGTTGCTTACTTGTTATCAGATTTCAGCGACAGTTACTTAAAAAAAGGTTCCGGCAGGATTTTCCAACATAATGATTCTTCATACAAACAGATAGCAGTTCTGCCACGATCAGAGTACAACTCTACAAGATTGGTGATGGATTATACTGGAAAGCTGAACTGGCTTGTGCACAAACACAACTACTGGAGCCCAACATGGCTGGAGCCAATAGATAATTGCAGTGTGTATAACCCTTGTGGGTACTTTGGTCCCAGCTGTAACAGTACTAATAGTCCAATATGCAAGTGTTTGCATGGTTTCAAGCCCCAGCTTCCAAATAAATGGGACCTTGGAGATTTTTCTGGTGGATGCATTAGAGAGTCCAACTTATGTGCTACCACAGCTACGAATGATACATTCTTCAGTTTGAAGGTGAAGAAAGTCCAAAAGCCAGACTCAGAGACCTCTGCTGCCAATGAAACAGAATGCAGGAACAAGTGCTTCAACGACTGCAA AAGAAAATCCTCAAGAGCCGACTATATCATCATTGGAGAATCATTGACGAAGAAAAATTCCATTGTTTCTAATAGTTGTTGCAGTGCTTGTAACCGTTATTATTCTG ATCAGATAAGTCGCGGACAGCTTGATAGTGAAAGACAAGTCAAAACCTTAATAGAGACAAGTGAGTTCAAGGAAGAAGATGGGAAAGGTATAGATGTACCTTTTTTTATTTGCAAAGCATATTACAAGCTACAGATAACTTTTCAGATGCTGATAAACTTGGACAAGGGGGGTGGACCTGTTTATAAG GGAGTGTTTCCTGGAGGTCAAGAAATTGCAGTTAAGAGGCTATCAAGGGTTTCAGTACAAGGCTTACAGAAATTTAAGAATGAGGTGGTGCTAATCGCCAAACTTCAACATC CTAGAGATACATTGACACACGCTGATCCAGTTATTGATGACGGATCATCAGCAACTCTTGTTTCAGCAGGAGGAACATTTGAACTGGGTTTCTTTACCCCTCGTCCTACTGGGAAAAATAACTCGGGCGCTGATGGCAGGTTTGTTGGCATATGGTATCACAGATTGACTCCAATGACAGTTGTATGGATTGCCAACCGAGAACATCCACTACCTGCCAATACCACTGGACGTCTTACAATTGAAGAAGGTAGCCTCCGCCTGTTGGGTAGTTTTGGAGAGAAATATTGGTCAACAGACTTTGTATCATCATCTGTTAACATGATTGTGAAGTTAATGGAGACTGGAAACCTGGTGTTAATGGACTCTGATCAGATGGCAGCAAATACTCTGTGGCAGAGCTTTCAAAACCCGACTGATACATTCATTCCTGGGATGCTAATGGATAAAAGCTTTAAGTTGACTTCTTGGAGAAACGAAAGCGACCCTGGACTTGGGAACTTCATCTTCAAATATGAGAAGCAGTATATCATCTTAAAGAAATCGGTTCCTTACTGGAAAAGTGGAGAGCCAGGTAATGAGTTCAGCTCAAATGAAATGAGTCCTGAAGTAGCTTACTTGCTATCAAATTTCAGCAGCACTGATACAAGTAGACAGTCTACTTATCATAATTTTACTATTGTGCGACATTGGAATTTCAGTTATACACGGCTGGTGATGAATTCTACTGGAAAGTTACAGTTTTTGACTTGGAATGAGAACAAGAAGTATTGGCTTGTTTCGTGGTCGGAGCCAAAAGATCAGTGTAGTGTGTTTAAACCTTGTGGAAACTTTGGCAGCTGTAATATTAATAATTGGCCTTTGGTATGCAAATGTTTGCCCGGTTTCAGGCCTCAGTCCCCTGAGGATTGGAGTTCTAGAGATTTTTCAGGTGGATGTTATAGAGAGTCGACATTGTCTAACAACCACAGCACATTCTTGAGCTTAAAGATGATGAAAGTTAGAGAGGCAGACTTGCAGTCCAATGTGGGTAATGAACCAGAATGCAGCAAGGTTTGTCTAGAGAACACCCAGTGCCAGGCTTACTCGTATGCCGTTCTACCTGAAAACAGCGGTCAAAGAGGTACTACTACCACCACTAGCAATTCCTCATGCTGGACATGGTTCGAAGATCTAAATAATCTTGTAGAAGAGTATAACGGTGGCCACAATGTCTCTGTTCGAGTTGCCTCATCTGATATAG AATCTACTGTAAGAGACTGTAAGCCTTGTGGCACAACGATGATACCTTATCCCCTAAGCACCGGACCGGATTGTGGTGACCCCATGTACTTCCATTTCAACTGCAACACTTTGACAGGCCAGGTTAGCTTCATGGAGCCGAATGACGCCTTTAGAGTTATAAGCATCACTCCGAGTACGCAAAAATTTGTACTCCAAGGATTGCCAGCCAAAAAGCTAGATAGTTGTGATTCTAGAAGCAGAGCTAAAACTCTACCGCTCAACCCATCGTCACGGTTTAAAATAAGTAGTTGGTGCAATGCAGACCTCGGAAACATTAGTTCTGAAGTATTATCTTCTGGAGTTCTTGATGTAGTAGAGTTGAGTTGGGACCTACCGCTGGAACCAGCCTGCAATACATCAGAAGATTGCAAGGGTTGGCCAAATTCAACCTGCAATATTATTCCAGAGAAAGATGCAACAAAAAGATGCCGTTGCAACAAGAGTTTTCAATGGAATGCCTATAACTTCAGCTGTACTCAAG AAGGTAGTCTTCAGCTGGAGCCATCAAACCATCCATCGCAATCGTCCTCAGGAGAGGATTCAGACAGAAAAGTTCCATTCTATTTGATTATTGTGGTGGTGCTTATAGGCATGATTTTACTGGCATGTATCATTTCTATTTATATATGGAGAAGAAAACTGACCAGTAAACAAG ATCAAGTATGTCGTGCACAGTTTGATAGTGAAAGACGAGTCAAAGAGTTGATAGACACCAGTGAGTTCAACAAAGAAGATGAGAAAGGTATAGATGTACCTTTTTTTGATTTTCAAAGCATACTAGAAGCTACAGATAATTTCTCAGAGGCTAACAAGCTTGGACAAGGGGGATATGGGCCTGTTTACAAG GGGAAGTTTCATGGAGGTCAAGAAATTGCGGTAAAGAGGCTATCAAAGGTTTCTGGACAAGGGTTACAGGAATTTAGGAATGAGGTTGTGCTGATTGCCAAACTTCAACACCGAAATCTTGTTAGACTCAGAGGATACTGCATCAAAGGAGAAGAAAAGATTCTTCTCTATGAGTACATGCCCAACAAAAGCTTAGATTCCTTTATATTTG ATTATACACAAAGGGTGTTTCTCAATTGGGAGATGCGGTATAACATTATTTTGGGAATTGCTCGAGGACTTCTTTATCTTCATCAAGATTCCAGGTTGAGGATCGTTCATAGAGATTTGAAAACCAGCAATGTGCTTTTGGATGAGGAGATGAACCCCAAAATATCCGACTTTGGCTTGGCCAGGATTGTTGGAGGCAAAGAAACCGAGGCAAACACAAATACAGTTGTAGGAACCTA TGGCTACATGTCTCCGGAATATGCGTTGGATGGAACTTTCTCAATCAAATCAGATGTCTTTAGTTTCGGTGTGGTTCTTCTTGAGATAATCAGTGGAAGAAAGAATGCAGGATTTTATCAGTCCAACCAAACTTTCAGCCTCATTTGTTAT GCCTGGGAACTCTGGACAGAAGACAAGGTGTTGGATTTAATGGACAAGAATTTGCAAGAAAGTTGTAACAGAAGTGAATTTATAAAGTGTGTAAATGTTGGGCTATTATGCGTACAAGAAGATCCCGTTGATCGCCCTACAATGTCAAATGTTATTACCTTGCTTGACAGTGAAACTGCAGTCCCTGCAACTCCTAAACAACCAGCCTTTTTCGTAAGGAGAGGCAGCTCTAGCACAGCTTCCACTTCTACTAAGCCAGAAACAATTTCTGAAATAACTACTCTGGAAGGTAGATAA
- the LOC101299163 gene encoding uncharacterized protein LOC101299163 → MKNCELCQLPARTYCESDQAILCWDCDFKVHGANFLVARHSRTLLCHACHAPTAWKASGEKLGHTFSVCERCVARNESRGDDEESEAGNDDTDDDDLDEDQDSDSDDDDGDLDFDEEGENQVVPWASTPPPPSASSSSSEGAHSDDRYGRRSVGAVSLKRTRDNASDLRSHDDLRRLTARLRCETACTAHTDGGATSIDCRIPSKDRKLDLNGSGPRFSLPIESLRRNFRQNDRKLSEAVDLDSSEPRIPLI, encoded by the exons ATGAAGAACTGCGAGCTCTGCCAGCTACCTGCTCGGACTTACTGCGAATCCGACCAGGCAATTCTCTGCTGGGACTGCGATTTCAAGGTTCACGGCGCCAATTTCCTGGTGGCCAGGCACTCCAGGACGCTCCTCTGCCACGCGTGCCACGCGCCGACGGCCTGGAAAGCCTCCGGCGAGAAGCTCGGCCATACTTTTTCCGTCTGCGAGCGGTGTGTGGCCAGAAACGAAAGCAGAGGCGACGACGAAGAGAGCGAGGCCGGTAATGATGATACGGATGATGATGACCTAGATGAAGATCAGGACTCCGATTCTGACGACGACGACGGCGATCTTGATTTCGATGAGGAAGGTGAGAATCAGGTGGTGCCTTGGGCTTCGACGCCTCCTCCGCCCTCCGCGAGCTCTTCGAGCAGCGAAGGGGCTCACAGTGACGATAGATATGGCCGCCGCTCAGTCGGCGCGGTTTCGTTGAAGCGAACCAGAGATAATGCTTCTGATCTTCGCTCTCAT GACGATCTCCGCCGTTTAACCGCACGACTGAGGTGTGAAACAGCTTGCACCGCCCATACCGACGGCGGCGCAACTTCGATTGACTGCAGGATACCTTCAAAAGACCGGAAACTGGATCTTAACGGTTCAGGTCCGAGATTCTCGCTCCCTATTGAATCTCTGAGGAGAAATTTCCGGCAAAATGACCGTAAACTCAGCGAAGCCGTCGATCTTGACTCCTCCGAGCCTCGTATCCCTCTGATATGA